From the genome of Primulina huaijiensis isolate GDHJ02 chromosome 11, ASM1229523v2, whole genome shotgun sequence:
aatttttttaaaaaaaaaaaaagaagaagaaaggaaTGTCAAATAGTAGTGGGGTACAAGAAAAAGGCGAATGAGTTGTACTGCATTAGGAATTGGCAGCATTTCTCCTTTACACAAGCTTATGTTACCCATGTTGATTCTAAAGATTATCATCCAGTTCTTCACCAGTGAGCAACAAAAACAGCCACTTTCACACGGATTAATTGTTCAGAAAGTATCGCTTGTAATTGTGCACCATGTTTTTTGAGCAAAAATAGATTCGAGTGTTGCAGctttcttgaatattttgatGTGGAGTTGTCTGGTATTTATCCTTCCACATCACAGGGGAAATGTTGTTTGAGAAGCTATCAGCGGCTCGATGTCTTTCTCTTTCGACATTTTCGAGCTTGTTTATGATTTCGTTTTGGGGTAATTAGAGAAGAAGAAGGGCCAGTTTTTATCCCGAGGGAGAAGCGGATGCTCGAATAGATGGCAGGTTCATTTGCGGCTATTGTTGGAGCGGTAGGAGGGGCATTAGCTGTTTTAGCCACTGTCATTTTGCTCTTGTGGATTCGAATGAAACAATATGGAAAATTTTCGAACAAGAATTCGGAAACAGGATCCTCCGACCCATCTGCTGTGGGTAATGTCTTcacataaaagaaaaaagttgCCTTCAAGTTTCTCGAAACAAATTTTTTCTATCACCTGTTGTTGCATTAAGTTTCATGCTCAGTTATCAATATTTTGCCCTCAAGTTTGTTGAAACTCTTGTTTCTGCCATCTGATACTTGCATTAAATTCCATGATCAATTGTAAAGATTTTGCTTTCAATTTTCTTGAAACAATTCTTTTTCTGTCTCCTGGTTATCTGCATTAAATTCCATGAGCAAATGTGAAGATTTTGACTTCAAGTTCCTTTTTTCACATAAAATTCCACCAATGGCAAACTCTATTGCCAAGATTTTGAATTTCAAGTTTCTTGAGACACTTTTTCATCACCGATTTTTCCTCTGAATTATCAAGATGTTGCGTTTAAGTTTGTTGAAACATTTCCTCTCACTAATATCACAATAAATTTCATGCACAATCCTCAAGATTTCGGCTTGAGGTTCTCGAAGGACTCTGTCTGAATCCTAATTTTCATGTTCGATTGTGTATAGTGGAGACGAAAAGAGGTGGAAGCAGTCCATTTTCAGCTCCATCAATAACTGGAATAAGGCAATTCAGAATGGAAGAATTGGAACAAGCCACAAGAAATTTCAGTGAAACCAATCTCATAGGATGTGGTACATTTGGTTTAGTTTTTAAAGGACTGCTCAGCGATGGAACTGTTGTGGCCGTCAAAAAACGTATGGGTGAACCTCGGCAGGAGTTCGTTGAAGAGGTATCGAAAAATGTTCGCCATCTTTGAATCTGAAATGAGGACATGATCAAACAAAACTGCAAAAATAGAAGCCCTTTTTCAGATAAATCGTTAATATTCCTACTTGTTCATGGTTCATCTGGATTAAGCATAcgtaaaaacatttaattatagAGAGTATTCTATCAATAACTTCCTGATATTTGCAGTTATGATCCCAGGTGGCCTATTTGTCGACGATTTGCCACCGTAATTTAGTGGTACTTCTTGGATACTGTCAAGAAAGAGGATACCAGATGCTTGTTTCCGAGTACTTACCTAATGGTAGCATGTGTAGCCATTTGTACGGTACGAATTTCTAATGACAACGGCTTACATTCATCGGAGAGAAAATGATGGTTATTTTGTTGAATAGATACTGGAAAAAGTTCTACCACGAAGCTCGAATTTAAACCAAGACTATCAGTAGCAATTGGTGCTGCTAAAGGTAAATATCAGCAAAGATTTTcaagcaaattttttttaaaaaaaatccagtaTTAAACATAGTTCTGTGTTCTTTTTCTACTGTAGCAGGTTTATGTCATTTGCATGGCCTAAATCCCACGTTCGTGCACGGTAACTTTAAAACGGGGAACGTCTTGGTTGATGAGAATTTCATCGCTAAAGTCGCGGATGCAGGGATGtctaaaattcttgaaaaaataGAAGACGGGGCTTCATCTGTATCAAGTTCCCTCAATGCTTTCAAAGATCCAGAGTAAATCAATTACACCTCAACTTTTAATAAGGGCATCTGAAATTTGAGTCAAGAATTTCATTGAGTAAATAGGTGTCCTACCTTCATGTATAAAGTATCATATTATAGATAGATTCTTGTATCAAATTTTATGATTCTGCTCTGATCAAACTTTCATTTGTTTGATTATTAGGATGGAACAACTCGAGGTATTATATGAAACAAGTGATGTATACAGTTTTGGTGTATTTCTTTTGGAGCTCGTATCTGGTAAGGAGGCGACGACATACGAAGAGGCCTTTGGATCAAATCACAGCTTAATTCAGTTGGTATGGAATAAAACTTTCTGTTCATACTCAAGTTTAAATGAGACCAACTATACTCGAGTATCATGTTAAACAATACTTGCACGACCCAAAAATAATAGGTGGAAAACCATTTGAGATCAAACGATCTAGTCGACCCTCGACTAGTCGGGGGCTTCACTGCCGAAGGGATGAGGGATCTTCTGTGGTTGATGATCAAATGCATGAGTTTTCCAGGGAAGAGTAGGCCAAGAATGGAGAATGTAGTGGTGGAGATCGATCGAATACTCGAGACAGAGATCGAACGGACCATGGTCATGGGTGAGGGGACTGCAACCGTTGCTCTGGGAAGCCACCTCTTTACAAGTTGAGCAAGACAAAATTGTAAGCATTTTAAGGTACAGTTTCTTTGTTTTCGGTACATTTTAGCTTAGGAAGGCTTGTTTTTACCTGCTGAACTTTGTCGCAGGCAGAAATACATGTtctttttgtttacatttttgGGTCtgtcttgattttggtattAGCCAGAGTTTGCTAGCTGGGAGGGGTCAAGAAATTGAAACATTTTCAACTCAATTGTAAAAACTGTTTCTTGCTCATAATGAGGATCCAACATTTGTTCATGAGCTATAGCCACCactcttttctttttctatatTTTGTGGAGGGGAGATAAAATTGGCATCTTGCGAGATCTCATCCGTTTATTGGGAAGCTGGTGTTACTGGGCCAAAGGCGCATCTTTTGAACTTACAATGGcaagatttaaaaattagattaCTTTGAATTTGAATGGATGAatataaatttaggaatttcaaatttataataataaattcattaGTTTGGTCGGGCAAATTCACTTTACAATTgaattcaaattaaaaatagttattttttgagttattacgatatatttcaaattcatctcaacaCCGAGTCATTTTAAATATATCCTCGTATACTTCCTTCAAtccataaaatttttcttattgttatAAACgacaattattatatatatttctaatttGTTACTGCGACCAAACACTGTGAAATTGTTTTTCCCATTATTCgttttccataatttttttcttaaaaaaaaaaaaacctcatgGTCCGTAGTTCCATCGTGAAGGATCATTTTGAAAGAGTTATTTTTgttcataaaaaataacaatatagAACATTAGTGGTCATCCCTTCATATTATATTTAACTCAAGTCCAAAACTAGTTAAAGTGGATGATTGTTTAGTTTATATATGCAACTCACAatgattttatccaaccgatttgagacaactaacacactCTTCTTACACTcaagaatgaacatctggatCGTAAAGTTTGCAAGTAGACCAACTATGAGTAAAACGAGTGGGATGATATTCCAAATCCATATATAACACTCAAGTATTTAATCCAGTCGATGTTGGAAGTTTAACACACATATCTCACGTACATGAATGAATTTTTGGAGTGTGAAATTTACAAGACAACAGATGACCCAATTATTAGCGGTCCAATACAAAAAGTAGAATCTAAGCTCTAAtacaatattaaaattgaaatttagacATAACTCAATCTCGAAATTTACCAGTAATTACTTAGCACTATGTTTCATGTATAAAAAACcaattatcaatatttttatattaaaagaataaaattagGGACGAAGTTGAAAGTACTTTTATATCCCCACTTCCAGCACTTAGAACAGTCCTCGTAATCTTTGACCCCACTCTCAGAGATTCGCTTTTACTGCTCATTATTCTGATTTTTACCGACACCGTAATCCAAAATACACAGATTAATCCTCGTAttaatcatattattatatGCTCCTCAATTCACGTGTTTACCGTACGTGCCAACCAGTCCCTCGCCCAATGCACACAGTACAATCCTGACAGTTGCAGCTTTACTGACGTGGCGGCCAAGGTGCTCCTCGCAGGTCGACACGTCACCGCGTAGGGGCCCACTTCACTGCGTAGGGACACTTACACGTTTCACTACGTTGGATTATGATTTATGTGGCAGTCCAAGCAgaatctggagacactatttcTTTTTTGCCCGTGTTTGCAGTTTGAACTTTTTTATTAGTCATATGCAACTTATAGTTTCAAGTACCCTATAAGCAGAAAAATATAGATGTGATTTAATGAATAAatccatatattatttttttaagaacaaGTTATTAACTTATTGTTAGGTATGATCGACCAAAGTGTTTCATTCTTTTCAAATATGACAATTAGcagattcaaattttcaaagatgATTGTTGGCAACTACGCATATGTATTTggttttgagtaggtctcttgtgagacggtctaacgaatctttatctgtgagacgggtcaacactaccaatattcacaataaaaaataatactcttagcaaaaaagtaatatttttttatggatgacccaaataagagatatgtctcacaaaatacgacctatgagaatgtctcacacaagtttttgcctttgatTTCACATGCACAagagctctataaatagagctcccgcATCTCAATTTTAAATCATCCCATTGGAAGATTATTTGAAGCATCCAAAAATAAAGAGAGCAAAAGAAACGAGTTTTttattctcttgtgtgagttagagaaaatattttctcggttATACTCGGGGTTGGTATTTTGTGAGAGATTGAGTATTGTATACACTTGTAATATTTTTCTGTTATAAAATATCAGCAGTGGCTCCGTGGACGTATCCTATTTTGGGCGAACCACGTAAatttttgtgttcttgttgattattccGTAATTTTCGGtaatatattatcatcgtgatcgcCATCGCTTCGGTGTAATTACCCCAACACTTATTACTAGTTATATGTTGATActtgtatattaattatttatttgaagatTTCGTTAGCGGAACATCTATTCGAAAGGCACGACCATGTCAATACATACGaggaaaaatttgtaaaataaactcagtcaactatttaattaagaaaatgacctcctcatgtatatttgaaatacaaatgaggagatcattttcttaaataataGTTGACcggaattaaaaaaacaaaatatcccgTCAATACGACTACATCATATATGGTGTGACCAAATAAGAGTTTTGGATACTCAAAATATGAGTTTATGTCTTTAATAAGATATGAGAGATTTATATAATCGAAAATTTTGGAAATGATTTAATCCGTGGGAGTATAACAATTNCGAAACGagttcatcaaatgttgaaagaaactcaaacgagtagtcaaaacatgtaagggacgaaaattgaaaaaaaaaaaaaaattcgcgtGAACAGTAGcatgcgcgcacatgcgcgcggGTCTGCGCGCGGCTGCCAGTGGCAGGGGCGCGCCCCTTCGGCTgtttttcgtgtcccttcgatttttctgatattttttcatttccttggcattgtttgatgattgtgatcagttaccatggccaagggacatccccatgaatgaaagatcatgtctcttcatttggaaaacattaaatatttgatattttgaaaatcaaacacacATTACATCATTTTTGCATATTGTCTTCTTCCTTCTTCTTCAAGAGAGAGTTCCATCCATTTCtttgtgatagaacttgaatatttgagtgctcattattcaagtgttgtagttgtatcttgggagaagattgccacaaaactcaagcacattgtgagggcaaattcttcttaaggacaaagtgttcaacacttgcctctacaagcCACATTCTCATTGTTTCTTCTTGTTCTCCTCTCAATTTGTATACCCCAACAAAcaatcttaagaagaatttggtTTTTGATCATTTGCAAGAAGAATTTTCAATGGCTTCATCATCTACAACACAACATCCAACCATTGCACAAGGAGAGAAACCAGAAAAGTTTTCTGGTGCAGATTTCAAAAGATGGCAACAAAAGATGCTCTTCTATCTCACAACCTTGAGTTTGTCAAGGTTCTTGAAGGAGGATCCTCCCACCGTTGCTGAAAACGAGACGGACACCAACATGAGGGCCGCTTTGGATGCATGGAACCAAAGTGATTTTCTTTGCAAAAACTACATCCTCAATGGACTTGACAATGCATTTTACAATGTGTATTGTCAAGTCAAGACCGCCAAGGAACTTTGGGACGTGCTTGATAAGAAATACAGAGCGGAGGATGCAGGCTTGAAGAAGTTCATAGTTGGGAGATTTTTGGACTTCaagatggtggattcaaagtcCGTAATGAGTCAAGTGCAAGAATTACAACTTATCTTGCACGAGATTCATGCGGAAGGAATGAGTCTAAGCGAGTCCTTCCAAGTTGCTGCCTTGATCGAGAAACTCCCTCCgttgtggaaggatttcaagAACTATTTGAAACACAAAAGGAAGGAGATGAGATTGGAGGATCTCATTGTGAGATTGAGGATAGAAGAGGACAACAAGAGCACCGAGGCCAAGGCAAGTAAGATGGCAGTAAGGGTGAACATTGTTGAATCGAGTTTCCAAGGAAAGAAGAGGAAGTTTGAGAAGCAACCACAACAAGACCAACAACCACCAAACAAGAAGAAGTTCAAAGGCACTTGTTATAACTGCGGAAAACCAAATCACATGGCTAAGGATTGTAGGAAGCCAAAGAAGGGAAATCCTCAAGTCAACGTTGTTCAAGAAAGGTCGGtaccatttgatttttctcaacTTGATTTGTCTGCAGTTATTTTGGAAGCAAATTTGGTTGAAAACTCCAATGAGTGGTGGGTTGATACCGGAGCAACTCGACACATTTGCTCCAACAAGGGGATGTTCTCCACATACACTCCATCGACCGGGAGAAAACTATACATGGGGGACTCCGCTACGTCTGAGGTGGTGGGCACCGGAAATGTGGTATTGAAGATGACATCGGGGTTTGAAGTAACCCTTGTTGATGCACTTCATGTACCAGACATAAGAAAGAACGTCGTGTCGGGGTCTCTGTTGGTCAAACATGGGTTTAGACTAGTATTTGAGTCTAACAAGGTTGTATTGACAAAAAGTGGTCATTTTATTGGAAAAGGATATCTCGATGAGAACCTTTTCAAGTTGAATGTAATGGCTATACGCCAAAATGTTGTTGAAAgtaataaaagaaaaagttctatttacttgcttgagtgttctcatttatggcatgttcgtttaggacacgtaaattttaataccttgcaacgtttaataaaacttgaattattgcctaaacacaacgtcgatccaacacaaaaatgcgaaatatgtgttgaagcaaaaatgaccaaagcaccttaccactcgattgaaagatgtataactcctctagaactaatacacaccgatcttggtgatttaaagtttgtacaaactagaggagggaaaagatactacgtgacattcattgatgataataCAAGGTACTGTTACGTATATCTTTTGAGGTCGAAAGATGAAGCTCTTAAAGCATTCAAATGTTATAAGACCGAAGTTGAGAATCAACTAGGCAAACAAATAAAGAGGGTTCGAAGCGATAGAGGGGGTGAATACGGAGCACCGTTTGATGAATTCTGCACATCTGTGGGTATAATTCATGAAACTACTGCAccttattcaccacaatcgaatgACATTGCCGAAATAAAGAATCGAACTCTAAAAGATATGATGAATGCTATGTTAATAAGTTCCGGActaccccaaaacttgtggggggtagcaatactatcggctaattacatcctgaacaagataccccacaagaaaaatgacaattCACCTTACGAATTGTGGAAAGGTCATAAGCCTTCCTACAAGTACCTtaaagtgtgggggtgtctaGCTAAGGTTGAAATACCAAAGCCTAAACAAGAGCGAATTGGACCAAAGACGGTCGACTGCATATTCATCGGATATGCACATAATAGTAGTGCCTATAGGTTTATAGTGCACAAATCTGAAAATGCAGAAATGAATACGGGTATGACAATTGAGTCAAGAAAtgcagtattttttgaaaatatatttccttgtaaagagaggaaagaaaatggttctaGCAAGAGAAAACTTGAGACGGAACATGAAGGTCAAGTACCTACACATGATCCAACTCTAAATAAAATTGCTATACCATTggaaagctcttcaaaagagcAAGAGCAAAGAAGAAGCAAAAGGGCTAGAATCTCAAAGTCCTTTGGTCCAGACTTCCATACTTTTATGTTGGAGAATGAACCAAAGGACATACAAGATGCTCTGGCTAGCCCTGAAGCTCCCTATTGGAAAGaagccatcaactctgaaatggatTCCATATTGCAAAACCATACTTGGGAACTAGTGGATCTTCCACCAGGTACCAAGCCATTGGGATGTaaatggatattgaaaaagaaaatgagagttgatggaagtattgaaaaatacaaagccaggcttgtggccaaaggctatagacaaagagaaggacatgatttcttcgacacgtattcaccagtttcaagaataacatccattcgtgtgctcattgctattgcagctttgcataaccttgagatacatcaaatggatgtcaaaacgGCATTCTTGAATgatgaacttgaagaagaaatatatatggagcaacctgaaggcttcatagttaaaggacaagaaagaaaagtttgtcgtttaattaagtcactatacggacttaaacaagcgcccaagcagtggcacgaaaaatttgacaaggtagtattgtcaaatggatttaagattaatgagtgtgacaaatgtgtttacATTAAAGGCACTCGAGAATCTTATGTGATAGTatgtctatatgtggatgacatgttAATAATGGGGAACAACCAAGAGTTGATTAAGggtacaaagaaaatgttgacaaaacattttgatatgaaagatatgggtattGCTGATGTAATTCTAGGGATTAAAATCTTTAGAACTCCAGAAGCAATAGTCCTATCTCAGTTTCATTATGTAGAAACAGTGTTGAAAAAGTTTAACGCTTATGACTCTACCCCAGTAAAAACGCCTTTAGACGTAAATGTCCATTTGGCGAAGAATCGTGGAGAACCAGTTTCCCAACTGGAATACTCCAGAATTATTGGAAGCCATATGTACATCACTAACTGTACTAGACCTGACATCGCTTGTGCGGTTAACAAGTTAAGTCGGTTTACAAGTAATCCTAGTGATGCACACTGGAAGGCATTGACAAGAGTGCTTAGAGATTTAAA
Proteins encoded in this window:
- the LOC140988776 gene encoding receptor-like protein kinase ANXUR2 isoform X1, which codes for MAGSFAAIVGAVGGALAVLATVILLLWIRMKQYGKFSNKNSETGSSDPSAVVETKRGGSSPFSAPSITGIRQFRMEELEQATRNFSETNLIGCGTFGLVFKGLLSDGTVVAVKKRMGEPRQEFVEEVAYLSTICHRNLVVLLGYCQERGYQMLVSEYLPNGSMCSHLYDTGKSSTTKLEFKPRLSVAIGAAKAGLCHLHGLNPTFVHGNFKTGNVLVDENFIAKVADAGMSKILEKIEDGASSVSSSLNAFKDPEMEQLEVLYETSDVYSFGVFLLELVSGKEATTYEEAFGSNHSLIQLVENHLRSNDLVDPRLVGGFTAEGMRDLLWLMIKCMSFPGKSRPRMENVVVEIDRILETEIERTMVMGEGTATVALGSHLFTS
- the LOC140988475 gene encoding uncharacterized protein; this translates as MASSSTTQHPTIAQGEKPEKFSGADFKRWQQKMLFYLTTLSLSRFLKEDPPTVAENETDTNMRAALDAWNQSDFLCKNYILNGLDNAFYNVYCQVKTAKELWDVLDKKYRAEDAGLKKFIVGRFLDFKMVDSKSVMSQVQELQLILHEIHAEGMSLSESFQVAALIEKLPPLWKDFKNYLKHKRKEMRLEDLIVRLRIEEDNKSTEAKASKMAVRVNIVESSFQGKKRKFEKQPQQDQQPPNKKKFKGTCYNCGKPNHMAKDCRKPKKGNPQVNVVQERSVPFDFSQLDLSAVILEANLVENSNEWWVDTGATRHICSNKGMFSTYTPSTGRKLYMGDSATSEVVGTGNVVLKMTSGFEVTLVDALHVPDIRKNVVSGSLLVKHGFRLVFESNKVVLTKSGHFIGKGYLDENLFKLNVMAIRQNVVEKRKENGSSKRKLETEHEGQVPTHDPTLNKIAIPLESSSKEQEQRRSKRARISKSFGPDFHTFMLENEPKDIQDALASPEAPYWKEAINSEMDSILQNHTWELVDLPPGIKIFRTPEAIVLSQFHYVETVLKKFNAYDSTPVKTPLDVNVHLAKNRGEPVSQLEYSRIIGSHMYITNCTRPDIACAVNKLSRFTSNPSDAHWKALTRVLRDLKHTSEYGLNYTRYPAVLEGYCDANWISDTNDSKSTSGYVFSIGGGAVSWRSSKQTCIARSTMESEFIALDTAAEEAEWLRNFLEDSPCWTSPVPAIMIHCDSQSAIARAQNSMYNGKSRHIRRRHNTVRQLISNGVISVDYIKSKDNLANPLTKALNRNQMYCLSRGMGLKPTK
- the LOC140988776 gene encoding receptor-like protein kinase ANXUR2 isoform X2, with amino-acid sequence MAGSFAAIVGAVGGALAVLATVILLLWIRMKQYGKFSNKNSETGSSDPSAVVETKRGGSSPFSAPSITGIRQFRMEELEQATRNFSETNLIGCGTFGLVFKGLLSDGTVVAVKKRMGEPRQEFVEEVAYLSTICHRNLVVLLGYCQERGYQMLVSEYLPNGSMCSHLYDTGKSSTTKLEFKPRLSVAIGAAKGLCHLHGLNPTFVHGNFKTGNVLVDENFIAKVADAGMSKILEKIEDGASSVSSSLNAFKDPEMEQLEVLYETSDVYSFGVFLLELVSGKEATTYEEAFGSNHSLIQLVENHLRSNDLVDPRLVGGFTAEGMRDLLWLMIKCMSFPGKSRPRMENVVVEIDRILETEIERTMVMGEGTATVALGSHLFTS